The proteins below are encoded in one region of Hordeum vulgare subsp. vulgare chromosome 3H, MorexV3_pseudomolecules_assembly, whole genome shotgun sequence:
- the LOC123445171 gene encoding aldehyde dehydrogenase family 2 member C4-like — translation MAAANGGQGFEVPELDIKFTKLFINGQFVDAASGKTFETRDPRTGEVIARIAEGDKADIDLAVKAARDAFDNGPWPRMPGCARARILHKFADLVDQHVEELAALDTVDAGKLFQMGKLVDIPGGANLLRYYAGAADKIHGETLKMARPLHGYTLKEPVGVVGHIVPWNYPTTMFFFKVSPALAAGCTMVVKPAEQTPLSALFYAHLAKEAGIPDGVLNVVPGFGPTAGAAMASHMDIDKISFTGSTEVGRLVMQAAALSNLKPVSLELGGKSPIIVFDDADVDMAVSLVNMATYTNKGEICVAGTRIYVQEGIYDAFVNKSVELAKKSVVGDPFNPNVHQGPQVDKNQYEKVLKYIDVGKSEGATLLTGGKACSDKGYYIEPAIFTDVKDDMSIAQEEIFGPVMALMKFKTMEEVIQKANSTRYGLAAGVVTKNIDTMNTVSRSVRSGVVWVNCYFAFDPDAPFGGCKMSGFGKDMGTDALDKYLHTKTVVTPLYNTPWL, via the exons ATGGCGGCAGCGAACGGCGGCCAGGGGTTTGAGGTGCCGGAACTGGACATCAAGTTCACCAAGCTCTTCATCAATGGCCAGTTCGTCGACGCAGCTTCAG GCAAGACGTTCGAGACCCGGGACCCACGCACCGGCGAGGTGATCGCCAGGATCGCCGAGGGAGACAAGGCCGACATCGACCTCGCCGTGAAGGCCGCCCGCGACGCCTTCGACAACGGCCCCTGGCCCAGAATGCCCGGCTGC GCAAGGGCAAGGATCCTGCACAAGTTCGCCGACCTGGTCGACCAGCACGTGGAGGAGCTGGCGGCGCTGGACACGGTGGACGCCGGCAAGCTGTTCCAGATGGGCAAGCTGGTGGACATCCCCGGAGGCGCCAACCTGCTCCGGTACTACGCCGGTGCCGCCGACAAGATCCACGGCGAGACGCTCAAGATGGCGCGGCCGCTGCACGGGTACACGCTCAAGGAGCCCGTCGGCGTCGTGGGCCACATCGTGCCCTGGAACTACCCCACCACCATGTTCTTCTTCAAGGTCAGCCCCGCGCTCGCCGCCGGGTGCACCATGGTCGTCAAGCCGGCCGAGCAGACGCCCCTCTCCGCGCTCTTCTACGCTCACCTCGCCAAGGAGGCCGGGATCCCCGACGGCGTCCTCAACGTCGTGCCCGGCTTTGGCCCGACGGCCGGTGCGGCCATGGCTTCTCACATGGACATCGACAAGATCAGCTTCACGGGATCCACGGAGGTCGGGCGGCTGGTCATGCAGGCGGCGGCCCTGAGCAACCTCAAGCCCGTCTCGCTGGAGCTGGGGGGCAAGTCCCCGATCATCGTGTTTGACGACGCCGATGTTGACATGGCCGTGAGCCTCGTTAACATGGCCACCTACACCAACAAG GGCGAGATCTGCGTCGCTGGCACGCGCATATACGTGCAGGAAGGGATCTACGACGCCTTTGTGAACAAGTCAGTGGAGCTTGCCAAGAAATCCGTGGTCGGAGATCCTTTCAACCCGAACGTACATCAAGGTCCTCAG GTTGACAAGAATCAATACGAGAAGGTCCTCAAGTACATCGACGTCGGTAAGAGCGAAGGCGCCACCCTACTCACCGGAGGGAAGGCCTGCAGCGACAAGGGTTACTACATCGAGCCCGCCATCTTCACCGACGTCAAG GATGACATGTCGATTGCGCAAGAGGAAATCTTCGGGCCGGTGATGGCTCTCATGAAATTCAA GACAATGGAGGAGGTGATTCAGAAGGCGAACAGCACCCGCTATGGCCTGGCCGCCGGCGTGGTGACCAAGAACATCGACACCATGAACACCGTGTCGCGGTCGGTCAGGTCCGGGGTCGTCTGGGTTAACTGCTACTTCGCCTTCGACCCGGACGCCCCGTTCGGCGGCTGCAAGATGAGCGGCTTCGGCAAGGACATGGGCACGGATGCCCTCGACAAGTACCTGCACACCAAGACGGTGGTCACTCCACTCTACAACACGCCCTGGTTGTGA